In Phaseolus vulgaris cultivar G19833 chromosome 10, P. vulgaris v2.0, whole genome shotgun sequence, a single genomic region encodes these proteins:
- the LOC137816693 gene encoding uncharacterized protein yields MHEALVSSQARNEELNRINEELRKALQEREERAVGDRSAPPFPPRSFPMPFSQEIMDSVVPANTMAVKASFTGVEDPEAHLTAFHTQMMLSGGSDAVYCKVFMSTLSGTALDWFVSIPTGHITTFQQFSKIFGAQIVRLPGKDEEMFVHAFKKGVLPGPFSESLIRSHPTTFAEIWRRAVAHIATESEVSEKRGNVAPAKPRAQARVQPQRVMEAAAGKRDQRTRHPYDSKKNKNKGPGRPRETNRPPRYVFVMGLADLIAIPNIAARLKVPEKTTEKVLGPKPDAWCEFHKSFGHCINSCLALGHQLAELVKCGFLKDYLQEKQAGQASGSQPEGSSTRCPFTVRSTP; encoded by the exons ATGCATGAGGCGCTGGTATCCTCGCAAGCTAGGAATGAAGAactcaacaggatcaacgaagagctacgcaaagcccttcaggagcgggaggagcgcGCGGTCGGagacagatctgcacccccattcccaccacgcagctttcccatgcctttttcccaagagatcatggactcggtggtcccggCTAACACTATGGCggtgaaagcgtctttcactggggtggaggaccctgaagcccacctcacggcgtttcatactcagatgatgctctcggggggctcagacgcggtttactgtaaggtgttcatgagcactctgaGTGGAACAGCGTTGGACTGGTTTGTCAGCAtacctactggccacattaccacatttcaacagttttccaagat attcggagctcagatAGTCCGTTTGCCAGGAAAAGACGAAGAAATGTTTGTGcatgccttcaaaaagggtgtgttacctgggccctttagtgagtcgcttatcaggagtcaccccaccacgtttgctgaaatctggcgacgtgctgtggctcacatcgccaccgagagcgaagtctccgagaagaggggaaacgtggccccaGCTAAACCGCGCGCCCAAGCAAGggtccagccgcagagggtaatggaggcggcAGCGGGGAAGAGGGACCAAAGGACGCGCCATCCTTACGActctaagaaaaataagaacaagGGGCCAGGGCGGCCCAGAGAGACTAATCGCCCCCCAAGGTATGTGTTTGTAATGGGGTTGGCcgatttgatcgccatcccaaacattGCTGCCAGGCTCAAGGTGCCTGAGAAAACGACGGAAAAGGTTTTgggaccaaaaccagacgcatggtgcgagttccacaagagttttggccactgtatcaactcgtgtttggctttgggacaccagctcgccgagctggtcaaatgtggtttTTTGAAGGATTACTTGCAGGAGAAGCAAGCGGGCCAAGCGTCAGGATCCCAACCGGAGGgcagcagcacgaggtgcccattcacggtgagatccacaccatag